One Candidatus Eisenbacteria bacterium genomic window, AAGAGGACGAACCGCCTGATCCAGCCGACGTAGGCTTTCTCGGTTCGGCGGCTGAGATGGCGCAAGCGGATCGCGATGCGAACGCGATCGAGCAGGCGTGGCGGTTGGTCGCCGGCCATCCCGCCACGGCGTAGCCGTCGATGCCGGTCGACGCGACCGCTGAGGATGCTCTTTTCCATGCACCGCCCTGCCGGGCGGCCGTGGCCCTACCGTCCCTTGAAGGCCGGGCTCCGCTTCTCCATGAACGAGCGGATCCCCTCGCGCATGTCCTCGCTGTTCGCGGTGAGCGCCTGCGTGAACGCTTCCTCGGCGAAGCACGTCTCCATGTCCGACTGCAGCGAGCGGTTGAGGAGCCGCTTCGAGAGCCCGATCGCGAACGTCGGGCCCGTCGCGAGCCGCCCCGCCCACTTCTTCGTTTCGGCTTCGAGGTCGGCCGCCGGCACCACCTTGTTCACCAGGCCGAGGCGCTCCGCGTCCGCCGCCGAGAGATCGTCGCCGTAGAAGACCAGCTCCTTCGCCTTGTGGAGGCCGATGAGCCGCGGCAGCAGGAAGGCGCCGGCGGCATCGAGCGCGATGCCGCGGCGCACGAAGATCTCGATGAAGCGCGCCTCGTCGGCGGCGATCACGAGGTCGCAGGCCCACGCGAGGTGCGCGCCGAGCCCGGCGGCCACGCCGTTCACCGCCGCGATGATCGGCTTCTCCAGGTCCCACAGCGCGCGGATCGTCTTCTGCGACGACGCCATGGCGGCGCGGGTCGCCCCGGGGTGCGGCGTCCCCTGATCGCCCTTCACGGCGCGCGAGCCGGAGAGGTCGGCGCCGGTGCAGAAGCCCTTCCCCGTCGCGGTGAGGACGACGCAGCGGATCGCCTCGTCCTCGGCGCACTTCTGGAGCGCGTCGAAGTAGATGGCGCGCATCTCCATGTTCATCGCGTTGCGCGCCTCCGGACGGTTCATGACCAGCCAGGCGACGCCGTCCTCGACGCGGAACAGGAGCGGTTGAGCGTTCTCGGACATCGATCTCTCCTCAGACCTTCAGCTTGAACGCCTTCGCGGCGTTGTCGTGCAGGAACTTGCGCTGGACCTCCTCGGGCAGGCCGAGGCCGTCCACCTCTTTCAGGACGCGATCCCACTGCAGCAGCGGGTAGTCGGTCGCGAAGCACACCTTGTCGCGGCCCCAGCTCTTCACGAACTTCACGAACGGCTCGGGCCAGTGCTTCGGCACGCGCGCCGACGTGTCGATCCACACGTTCTTGTGCTTGAACGCGACGCCTAGCATCTCCTCGGTCCACGGCATGCCGACGTGGCCGCACATGATGCGGAGGTCGGGGAAGTCGAGCGCCACCTCGTCGATGTACATCGGCTGACCCGTGCGCGACGGGTAGAGCGGCCCCGTGTCGCCGACCTGGGTCTGGAACGTGACGTCGAGCTCGATCGCCTTCGCGTAGAGCGGGTAGTAGAGCCGGTAGGTCGGCACCTCGCGCCACATGAA contains:
- a CDS encoding amidohydrolase family protein; the encoded protein is MAITTPIIDVWTQYLSPTPPGTNPAGENVFRNYGMLDEYHGGTNLERMIERMDAAGVKVALMAGDNAAVAKAMEKFPGRIYGQYHAEPTHDVMKRVRELDHYVRQCGFVCLRIEPFMWREVPTYRLYYPLYAKAIELDVTFQTQVGDTGPLYPSRTGQPMYIDEVALDFPDLRIMCGHVGMPWTEEMLGVAFKHKNVWIDTSARVPKHWPEPFVKFVKSWGRDKVCFATDYPLLQWDRVLKEVDGLGLPEEVQRKFLHDNAAKAFKLKV
- a CDS encoding enoyl-CoA hydratase-related protein produces the protein MSENAQPLLFRVEDGVAWLVMNRPEARNAMNMEMRAIYFDALQKCAEDEAIRCVVLTATGKGFCTGADLSGSRAVKGDQGTPHPGATRAAMASSQKTIRALWDLEKPIIAAVNGVAAGLGAHLAWACDLVIAADEARFIEIFVRRGIALDAAGAFLLPRLIGLHKAKELVFYGDDLSAADAERLGLVNKVVPAADLEAETKKWAGRLATGPTFAIGLSKRLLNRSLQSDMETCFAEEAFTQALTANSEDMREGIRSFMEKRSPAFKGR
- a CDS encoding phage integrase N-terminal SAM-like domain-containing protein; this translates as MAGDQPPRLLDRVRIAIRLRHLSRRTEKAYVGWIRRFVL